One part of the Salinivirga cyanobacteriivorans genome encodes these proteins:
- a CDS encoding tail fiber domain-containing protein, whose product MKKTSSLFILVFAVCFSAIAQPTTFNYQAVVRNTDGSLLINQEIQLRIKLVDDAQINYYVEIHNIQTNTFGQVSVEIGGGTPIEGNFSSIPWSTHQLFLKTSISMDQGATYTELGQTPLLSVPYALFAASGNQGPPGNGIDHVESIGDTAFILHFTDGSSYTTPTLAGNEGTGIDYVENYNDTALIFHFTDGSSFTTNSLIGPQGQDGTGISSTVDNGDGTITFFYSDGSSFTTSDMSSAIAPGENMQTLRHDGTTWVATDALKTNGENVAIGTNPAISRLLVHGDTNASEDDPIFEVKNKNGNVVFAVYQTGVEVNVDETAGSKSLKGGFAVGGLTGGKDSIVQYFKVTPDSVRVYLREDTTKAQKGGFAVGGLTWGKNKTIGNEYLHVSQDSVRIYIDESGTKAQKGGFAVGGLTWGKNKTPGNEYLRVSPDSVRIYIDKSDGKAQKGGFAVGGLTWGKKENMSNEYLRVSPDSVRIYIDDSETKAQKGGFAVGGLTWGKTGQKSYLNVEVDTAQTILPAVNRILWYPTKNAFLTGNVLIEDPDSVGTNSMATGFESKAIGKYSQAMGYKTIARGDYSTAIGDSAIATGASSLSFGDGVITTGDNSFALGYNSQSVGQNSVAAGNASITYGDNSVAMGYSNSSAGAGSATFGFDNSANGDYALATGRASSAGGNNSVAIGYSNISSATGSTSFGYDNNAYGAYSFAAGRQSTASGDNSVAIGYSNYSSKPGSASFGFNNDATGNYALAAGYSNVSSGTGSASFGYDNSVSGAYSVAIGRQTSVSGYYSLAIGYLSSSQANYSYTMGQNNEARHAYSFAFGKDCIANEELAFAFGASASSSGEGAYAFGAGANAAGSKSYAFGEASYTGGYGSYAFGSNAKSYGTSSYAIGNAAKAYGNYNFAIGHDVLTGSSGWQYATVLGKFNSTSVTNPLLVVGNGTSNTARSNALVLNTNGNLGLGVTNPAQRLDINGNIRLTGGDRTIEVISGYLDIRPHDNSHGIVLRDHTGITTIWSALRTVPSTTDFLHISMNSTNLSEGLIISDNGNIGIEISTPGEKLDVAGDIRVQLGGDVVFGDNNTRLYEYNDDLNITADDDIFIRPDDDIYIASGDNTSYWVRFDNGNRRLGIGTTSPGYYFHVQEYQSDGYIAQFRNTSTYKPHGIAVVVGDYTDAVAFVGCKTGTEHLGGLYANTSGDLYLSGASDARVKNSIEDTRIEALDIINKLKVRDYFFNKRPAEKKTTGFIAQEVMEILPDMVIYDNEKDLYLVARDFLVPYITRAVQEQQEEIKNLKSENEQLKQKINEIMEKLLEY is encoded by the coding sequence ATGAAAAAAACATCTTCACTATTTATTTTAGTATTTGCCGTTTGCTTCAGTGCTATAGCCCAACCCACCACATTCAATTACCAGGCAGTGGTGCGGAATACAGACGGCAGTCTTTTAATAAATCAGGAAATTCAACTACGAATTAAACTTGTGGATGATGCACAGATCAATTATTATGTTGAAATTCATAATATCCAGACCAATACATTTGGTCAGGTCAGCGTAGAAATTGGAGGCGGAACGCCAATAGAAGGTAACTTCTCCTCTATTCCGTGGAGTACACATCAACTATTTCTTAAAACATCTATTTCCATGGATCAGGGAGCAACTTACACTGAACTCGGACAAACACCATTACTCAGTGTACCCTATGCCTTGTTTGCTGCTTCAGGAAACCAGGGACCTCCGGGAAACGGAATTGATCATGTGGAATCAATTGGTGATACAGCATTCATCTTACATTTTACCGATGGCTCTTCTTACACTACCCCTACTCTTGCAGGAAATGAAGGAACGGGTATTGACTATGTAGAAAATTACAACGATACAGCACTCATTTTCCATTTTACCGATGGTTCAAGTTTTACCACTAATTCCTTAATCGGACCGCAGGGACAAGATGGTACCGGAATAAGCTCAACTGTAGACAACGGAGATGGTACAATTACATTCTTCTATTCGGATGGTTCTTCATTTACCACTTCCGATATGTCGAGTGCTATTGCGCCAGGCGAAAACATGCAAACACTCCGGCACGATGGCACTACATGGGTAGCCACCGATGCATTGAAAACCAACGGAGAAAATGTGGCCATTGGCACCAACCCTGCTATATCGAGGTTACTTGTGCATGGCGATACCAACGCCAGTGAGGATGATCCCATTTTCGAAGTCAAAAACAAGAACGGTAATGTGGTATTTGCCGTTTACCAAACCGGTGTGGAAGTAAATGTAGATGAAACTGCCGGCAGCAAAAGTCTTAAAGGTGGTTTCGCAGTGGGCGGCCTCACAGGCGGAAAAGACAGCATTGTACAATACTTCAAAGTAACGCCTGACAGCGTGCGGGTTTACCTCCGAGAAGATACTACAAAAGCACAAAAAGGTGGTTTTGCTGTAGGCGGACTCACATGGGGTAAAAATAAAACTATTGGTAACGAATACCTTCATGTATCGCAAGATAGCGTGCGCATTTACATTGACGAATCAGGTACAAAGGCACAGAAGGGTGGTTTTGCCGTGGGCGGACTTACATGGGGTAAGAACAAAACCCCCGGTAACGAATATCTTCGCGTATCACCAGACAGTGTCCGTATTTACATTGACAAATCAGACGGAAAAGCACAAAAAGGTGGTTTTGCTGTGGGTGGGCTTACATGGGGGAAAAAGGAAAATATGAGCAACGAATATCTTCGTGTATCACCAGATAGTGTGCGAATATATATTGACGATTCAGAAACCAAAGCACAAAAAGGCGGTTTTGCTGTGGGTGGGCTCACCTGGGGTAAAACAGGACAAAAATCCTACCTAAACGTAGAAGTAGATACCGCGCAAACGATTCTTCCGGCCGTAAACCGTATTCTGTGGTACCCCACAAAGAATGCATTTCTCACGGGCAATGTGCTTATTGAAGACCCGGATAGCGTAGGTACAAATTCAATGGCCACCGGATTTGAATCCAAAGCCATTGGGAAATATTCACAGGCTATGGGTTACAAAACCATTGCACGAGGAGATTATTCAACAGCCATTGGAGATTCTGCCATTGCAACAGGTGCGAGTTCATTATCATTTGGTGATGGTGTTATAACGACTGGCGACAATAGTTTCGCCTTGGGTTACAACAGCCAATCTGTCGGACAAAACTCCGTTGCAGCAGGAAATGCCTCCATAACTTATGGAGACAACAGTGTTGCCATGGGTTATTCTAACAGTTCAGCGGGCGCAGGTAGCGCAACGTTTGGTTTTGACAACAGTGCCAATGGAGATTACGCCCTGGCAACAGGAAGAGCCTCCTCTGCCGGTGGAAATAATAGTGTAGCCATTGGATATAGTAACATATCTTCAGCAACAGGAAGCACTTCTTTTGGTTATGACAATAATGCATACGGCGCTTATTCATTTGCTGCCGGAAGGCAATCTACAGCATCAGGTGATAACAGCGTAGCAATAGGTTACAGCAACTATTCGTCTAAACCCGGTAGCGCTTCATTCGGTTTTAATAACGATGCAACAGGAAATTACGCGCTTGCTGCGGGATATTCAAATGTGTCATCGGGCACAGGAAGTGCGTCTTTCGGTTATGACAATAGCGTATCAGGAGCTTATTCTGTAGCAATTGGAAGACAAACAAGTGTTTCAGGGTATTATTCACTGGCAATAGGCTATTTATCCAGTTCGCAAGCCAATTATTCCTACACAATGGGACAAAACAATGAAGCCAGGCATGCCTATTCGTTTGCATTCGGGAAAGATTGTATCGCAAATGAAGAACTGGCATTTGCATTTGGTGCCAGTGCATCAAGTTCAGGAGAAGGAGCTTATGCATTTGGAGCTGGGGCAAATGCAGCCGGCAGCAAGTCTTATGCTTTTGGTGAAGCCTCGTATACCGGTGGATATGGATCATATGCTTTTGGAAGTAATGCCAAATCGTACGGTACATCGTCCTACGCAATAGGCAATGCGGCAAAAGCTTATGGAAACTACAACTTTGCAATCGGACATGATGTGTTAACCGGAAGCTCAGGCTGGCAATATGCTACAGTTCTGGGTAAATTTAACAGCACCTCTGTAACCAACCCGCTCCTCGTTGTAGGTAATGGAACAAGCAACACCGCCCGTTCCAATGCCCTGGTATTAAATACCAATGGAAACCTGGGTCTTGGTGTAACTAATCCAGCACAGAGGCTTGATATAAACGGAAATATCCGTTTAACAGGTGGCGACAGAACAATAGAAGTCATTAGTGGGTATTTAGACATCAGGCCCCATGACAACTCCCATGGCATAGTTCTGAGAGATCACACAGGAATAACAACCATTTGGTCGGCCCTGAGAACAGTGCCTTCAACAACAGACTTCCTCCACATCTCAATGAATTCCACAAACCTCAGTGAAGGATTGATAATCAGCGATAATGGGAATATTGGAATTGAAATATCTACGCCCGGTGAAAAATTGGATGTGGCCGGAGATATACGGGTACAGTTGGGAGGAGATGTCGTTTTTGGTGACAATAATACAAGACTATACGAATATAATGATGACCTGAATATTACGGCTGACGACGATATTTTTATTCGACCTGATGATGATATTTATATTGCCTCGGGTGACAATACTTCGTATTGGGTGAGATTTGATAATGGAAACAGACGTCTGGGAATTGGAACAACAAGCCCGGGTTACTATTTCCATGTACAAGAATATCAAAGTGATGGATATATCGCCCAATTCAGAAATACCAGCACATATAAGCCCCATGGTATTGCTGTGGTAGTTGGAGACTATACTGATGCGGTGGCATTTGTGGGATGCAAAACAGGAACAGAACATCTGGGCGGACTCTACGCCAATACCTCAGGTGATTTATATTTATCAGGGGCCTCTGATGCCAGGGTAAAAAACAGTATTGAAGATACAAGAATTGAGGCTTTAGATATTATCAATAAACTTAAGGTCAGGGATTATTTCTTTAACAAAAGACCAGCTGAAAAGAAAACAACAGGCTTCATAGCACAAGAAGTTATGGAAATTCTTCCTGACATGGTCATCTATGATAATGAAAAAGACCTGTACCTGGTAGCTCGTGACTTCCTTGTCCCCTACATTACCAGAGCTGTCCAGGAACAACAGGAAGAAATTAAAAACCTGAAATCCGAGAACGAACAACTCAAGCAAAAAATTAATGAAATCATGGAAAAATTGCTGGAGTATTAG